A stretch of Christensenellaceae bacterium DNA encodes these proteins:
- a CDS encoding glutamate dehydrogenase → MSYVQKVLDGVKAKDAGQSEFIQAVSEVLPALEPVLAKHPEYEKAGLLERMVEPERVIMFRVPWVDDKGQVQVNRGMRVEFNSAIGPYKGGLRFHPSVNLGIIKFLGFEQVLKNSLTGTPIGGGKGGSDFDPKGKSDNEVMNFCQSFMAELYRHIGADTDVPAGDIGVGAREIGYLFGMYKKLSNRYEGVLTGKGLEYGGSLARKEATGYGLVYFMKEAIEAKGKSFNGATVVVSGSGNVAIYATEKAQQYGAKVVALSDSNGYVYDPNGIQLDVVKEIKEVKRGRIKEYADVVKGAQYTEGCKNIWTVKCDIALPCATQNEIDEESAKILVKNGVYAVGEGANMPTTIEGTNVFLDAGVLFAPGKAANAGGVATSALEMTQNSMRLPWTFEEVDEKLHQIMINIYKNCSSAAKEYGYEDNLVVGANIAGFEKVAKAMMAQGIV, encoded by the coding sequence ATGTCTTACGTACAAAAAGTTTTGGACGGCGTAAAAGCCAAAGATGCAGGACAGTCGGAATTTATTCAGGCGGTAAGCGAGGTTTTGCCGGCTTTGGAACCTGTGCTCGCAAAGCATCCCGAGTATGAAAAAGCGGGTCTGCTGGAAAGAATGGTGGAGCCGGAGCGCGTCATTATGTTCCGCGTACCGTGGGTGGACGATAAAGGGCAGGTGCAGGTCAACCGCGGCATGCGCGTGGAATTCAACAGTGCGATCGGGCCGTACAAGGGCGGTCTGCGGTTTCACCCTTCCGTGAACCTCGGTATCATCAAGTTCCTGGGCTTTGAACAAGTTTTGAAAAACAGCCTTACGGGAACGCCGATCGGCGGCGGCAAGGGCGGCAGCGATTTTGACCCCAAGGGCAAGAGCGATAATGAAGTCATGAATTTCTGTCAGTCTTTCATGGCGGAGCTTTACCGCCACATCGGAGCGGATACGGATGTGCCGGCCGGTGATATTGGCGTAGGCGCGAGGGAAATCGGTTACCTGTTCGGCATGTATAAGAAACTGAGTAACCGGTACGAGGGCGTACTCACGGGCAAAGGCCTTGAATACGGCGGCAGCCTTGCAAGAAAAGAAGCGACCGGATACGGCCTGGTGTATTTCATGAAAGAAGCGATCGAAGCAAAGGGCAAATCCTTTAATGGAGCGACCGTCGTTGTTTCGGGTTCGGGGAACGTTGCTATATACGCAACGGAAAAAGCGCAGCAGTATGGCGCGAAAGTCGTGGCGCTTTCCGATTCCAACGGTTATGTATACGATCCGAACGGTATCCAGCTTGACGTTGTCAAGGAAATCAAGGAAGTAAAACGCGGCAGGATCAAAGAATATGCCGATGTCGTCAAGGGCGCGCAGTATACGGAAGGCTGCAAGAACATCTGGACTGTAAAATGTGATATTGCACTTCCGTGCGCGACGCAGAACGAGATTGACGAAGAATCCGCGAAAATACTTGTGAAAAACGGCGTATATGCGGTAGGTGAAGGCGCGAACATGCCGACAACGATCGAGGGCACGAACGTATTTTTGGACGCAGGCGTTCTGTTTGCGCCGGGTAAGGCGGCGAACGCAGGCGGCGTGGCGACATCTGCGCTGGAAATGACGCAGAACAGCATGAGGCTTCCGTGGACTTTTGAGGAAGTGGATGAAAAGCTGCATCAGATCATGATCAATATTTACAAGAACTGTTCGTCGGCTGCAAAAGAATACGGCTATGAGGATAATCTGGTCGTCGGCGCGAATATCGCAGGCTTTGAGAAAGTCGCAAAGGCGATGATGGCGCAGGGCATTGTCTGA
- the rsbV gene encoding anti-sigma factor antagonist, whose product MDIQVKYDERAKEIFVTLDGDLDLNSVNDFKRCMDENIEEFKAGVTIDCSQLRYIDSTGLGVLVSILKKVKEYGGAMKILQLKPYLFKIFDVTGLTNVFEIEVA is encoded by the coding sequence TTGGATATTCAAGTAAAGTATGATGAGCGGGCAAAGGAAATCTTTGTAACGCTGGACGGCGATTTGGACCTTAACAGCGTCAACGATTTCAAGAGGTGCATGGACGAAAACATCGAAGAGTTCAAGGCGGGTGTAACGATCGATTGTTCGCAGCTGCGGTATATCGATTCTACGGGACTTGGCGTATTGGTGAGTATTTTGAAAAAGGTGAAAGAGTATGGCGGAGCAATGAAAATATTGCAGCTAAAGCCTTATTTGTTCAAAATATTTGACGTAACGGGGCTGACGAACGTATTTGAGATAGAGGTGGCTTAG
- the sigB gene encoding RNA polymerase sigma-B factor, with translation MTDYAAMDSDKLFELYVKTHDVEIRNILIERYLYIAEIAAKKFAGRGVDYEDLYQVASLALVKAIERFEPERGIKFSSYATPSLIGEIKNYFRDSSRVMRLPRRDTEQLKKIKLYVQEYMAQNGTKPSPKKIAEYLDMTVERVLEVLEMQQADNVLSLDGALADSENFSLGNVLGHEDASFEHIENHDFINYCMSLLNDTEKQIIEQRYLGNKTQKQVADLLNVSQMQVSRMERKILGKLAAVYKK, from the coding sequence GTGACGGATTATGCGGCAATGGACAGCGACAAGCTGTTTGAATTGTATGTAAAAACACACGATGTAGAGATTAGAAATATATTGATCGAGCGGTATTTATATATCGCTGAGATCGCTGCAAAAAAGTTTGCAGGCAGAGGCGTTGATTATGAAGACCTTTACCAGGTGGCGAGCCTCGCGCTGGTGAAGGCAATTGAACGGTTCGAGCCGGAACGAGGCATCAAATTCTCCAGTTATGCCACGCCTTCTCTGATCGGCGAAATCAAGAATTATTTCAGGGATTCTTCCCGTGTGATGCGGCTCCCGAGAAGAGATACGGAACAGCTTAAGAAAATTAAATTATACGTACAGGAGTATATGGCGCAAAACGGAACAAAGCCGTCTCCGAAAAAGATCGCGGAGTATCTGGATATGACGGTGGAGCGTGTGCTTGAAGTGCTGGAAATGCAGCAGGCGGATAATGTGCTTTCTTTAGACGGCGCGCTCGCGGACAGTGAGAACTTTTCCCTTGGAAATGTACTCGGACATGAAGACGCCAGTTTTGAGCATATCGAAAACCATGATTTTATCAATTACTGTATGAGTCTTTTGAATGATACTGAAAAACAGATTATTGAACAGAGGTATCTGGGGAATAAGACGCAAAAACAGGTCGCGGATCTGCTCAATGTTTCACAGATGCAGGTTTCGCGTATGGAACGTAAAATACTGGGAAAGCTTGCGGCTGTATATAAGAAATAG
- a CDS encoding serine/threonine protein kinase, with amino-acid sequence MLQRTGSVQIKKLLSSFSELSDTIESIIQGVQQETSLDDEQEYRIRLVLNELVMNIFKYSDADRVSVNADYCDTLLKIKLEDNGSGFESKKIIERDVKNDDLLMCESGRGVFLVKIMADSLQYSELGNAVAVTLKLG; translated from the coding sequence ATGTTGCAGAGGACAGGAAGCGTGCAAATAAAAAAATTACTGAGTAGCTTTTCGGAGCTAAGCGATACAATCGAATCCATTATTCAGGGCGTGCAGCAGGAAACCAGCCTTGACGACGAACAGGAATACCGTATCAGGCTTGTATTAAATGAGCTTGTGATGAACATTTTCAAATATTCGGACGCGGATAGGGTGAGCGTTAACGCGGATTATTGTGATACCTTGCTCAAAATCAAGCTGGAGGACAACGGGAGCGGCTTTGAAAGCAAAAAAATAATTGAACGCGATGTAAAAAATGACGATCTCCTGATGTGCGAAAGCGGCAGGGGTGTTTTTTTGGTGAAAATCATGGCGGACAGCCTTCAATACAGTGAACTGGGGAACGCAGTCGCGGTTACGCTGAAGCTTGGATAA